The Arachis hypogaea cultivar Tifrunner chromosome 16, arahy.Tifrunner.gnm2.J5K5, whole genome shotgun sequence genome contains a region encoding:
- the LOC140180248 gene encoding uncharacterized protein, whose translation MELLHQRIPSNLATCPRCHAATETIIHCLFSCEKAKEVWNRSPYHGITAGEEENLFFKCWEAKKKHLILNPTEEQDLASLGIYCWCIWRSRNDHVFGQGAKTPQEVDGLARRMISWVSTAANEPQI comes from the coding sequence ATGGAACTGCTTCACCAAAGGATCCCCTCAAATTTGGCTACCTGCCCACGGTGCCACGCAGCCACGGAAACCATCATACATTGCCTATTCTCTTGTGAGAAAGCTAAAGAAGTATGGAACAGAAGCCCTTACCATGGAATTACTGCTGGTGAAGAGGAAAATCTGTTCTTCAAGTGTTGGGAGGCGAAGAAGAAGCACTTAATTCTTAACCCAACTGAAGAGCAAGACCTAGCCTCATTAGGGATTTACTGCTGGTGTATTTGGCGGTCTCGCAATGACCACGTCTTCGGACAGGGTGCCAAGACTCCCCAAGAAGTGGATGGCCTCGCGAGAAGGATGATTAGCTGGGTCTCAACAGCTGCCAACGAACCCCAAATCTGA